A region of Thermoleophilaceae bacterium DNA encodes the following proteins:
- a CDS encoding heavy-metal-associated domain-containing protein, with protein sequence MTTEASSTLTYAVPGVSCGHCVVAITEEVSQVAGVASVDVDLAAKRVDVGGHDLDDAAIRDAIDEAGYEVAA encoded by the coding sequence ATGACAACCGAAGCCTCTTCCACCCTCACCTACGCCGTCCCGGGCGTGAGCTGCGGCCACTGCGTCGTCGCGATCACCGAGGAGGTCTCCCAGGTGGCCGGCGTCGCCTCCGTTGACGTCGATCTCGCCGCGAAGCGGGTCGACGTCGGCGGCCACGACCTCGATGACGCGGCCATCCGCGACGCCATCGACGAGGCGGGCTACGAGGTGGCGGCATGA
- a CDS encoding metal-sensitive transcriptional regulator, with product MTPPSTTPVTRGYTASKDQLLNRLRRVEGQVRGVEKMVEEDRYCIDVITQIAAVQAALDKVALGLLDGHARHCVVGGRTDGEPEELTDELMAAVGRLMRRG from the coding sequence TTGACCCCGCCCTCCACCACTCCCGTCACGCGCGGCTACACCGCGAGCAAGGACCAGCTGCTCAACAGGCTGCGCCGGGTCGAGGGCCAGGTGCGCGGCGTCGAGAAGATGGTCGAGGAGGACCGTTACTGCATCGACGTGATCACTCAGATCGCCGCGGTGCAGGCGGCGCTCGACAAGGTGGCGCTGGGCCTGCTCGACGGTCACGCGCGCCACTGCGTGGTGGGCGGCCGCACCGACGGCGAGCCGGAGGAGCTCACCGACGAGCTGATGGCGGCCGTGGGCCGGCTCATGCGCCGCGGCTGA
- a CDS encoding vitamin B12-dependent ribonucleotide reductase, with product MPDTRSAAAETTARTGQGVTVARRFTEPGVHPFDAVEWEIRTAEVGGFSQEGVEFPRSWSQNATNIVAQKYFRGKMGSPERESSVRQMVGRVSGTIAGWGRDGGYFASAADADSFEAELTHILLHQVAAFNSPVWFNVGFEESPQCSACQPYDALVSTPEGMVPIGELVDEEQVGREVYDAHGTTRVVAVKANGRKPVYRVRLSNGQFVEATADHVVKAVSERRTAPRWLRVDELQPGMRLHLHPHRAKVQEPALVAAGTPAAPGELAFEQNEDHDVRVAEAALAGWLQADGFVGQYDHGTNRSLIVEFQVANDDEYRWVVENLDVALPEVHRHVRDADTQEIRVRRIRMYGEVLRDFVERWGLLARGTDIRVPDSLRTASHDEIAAYLRSIFQADGYVSVRRDRGCENARIGFAVIGERWTEDVQLLLNTLGIYSRRTHKHEPRADRHDIHEVAVSIGSERARFAELIGFIGADKQRKLLESLDLRSPKACPDLREEEIVAIEAMGEQDVFDIQTESGEYLSNNVAVHNCFILSVDDTMESILAWNTKEGMIFRGGSGSGINLSNIRSSKEHLSKGGLASGPVSFMRGADAWAGTIKSGGKTRRAAKMVVLDVDHPDIVDFVWCKAREEEKAAALRDSGFDMSIDGEGFTSIQYQNANNSVRVTDEFMDRAERGEDWELVGREEKRTLETVGARNLLEQIADAAWRCADPGIQYDTTINDWHTSPNSGRINASNPCSEYMHVDDSACNLASLNLMKFRREDGSFDIEAFEHAVDIVFLAQEIVVGPSSYPTEEIGRNARAFRQIGLGYANLGAYLMSNGLPYDSDEGRAVAGAITALMTGRAYRESARIAGEATGPYDRYEENREPHNRVMRKHRDASYELPEVEPVAAANADGRYGQPRHDELVAAARRAWDQAVELGERNGYRNAQATVLAPTGTISFLMDCDTTGIEPDFSLVKFKELVGGGNMTIVNRTVPSALGTLGYSEHEVEQIVAHIDEHGTIIGAPALREEHRPVFDVAVGERAISHMGHIKMMAAAQPFISGAISKTVNLPQSATVEDIAEAYTQGWKLGLKALAIYRDGSKTAQALRTDAQKDVPEEAIQKAVAQALSEAPPKRRRMPRERQSITHKFSVAGHEGYITAGMYEDGTVGEMFLTDIGKEGSTLRGMMNAFATSISIALQYGVPLETLVRKFSYMRFDPEGITMNPEIPFAKSLPDYIMRWLASRFLDVDVQEELGILTPEVRTRKEAQDALMRGDTAGPPANGGHGGHGGASASGGGATASGGEATATPKPAASAMTDEPPVMPAKLHGLDLGPACGQCGGMMQRTGSCYTCSSCGNNTGCG from the coding sequence ATGCCGGACACCCGCAGCGCCGCAGCCGAGACCACCGCCAGGACCGGTCAGGGGGTCACGGTCGCGCGGCGCTTCACGGAGCCCGGCGTGCATCCATTCGACGCCGTCGAGTGGGAGATCCGCACCGCGGAGGTCGGCGGCTTCAGCCAGGAGGGCGTGGAGTTCCCCAGGAGCTGGTCGCAGAACGCCACCAACATCGTGGCCCAGAAGTACTTCCGCGGCAAGATGGGCTCGCCCGAGCGCGAGTCCTCGGTGCGGCAGATGGTGGGCCGCGTCTCAGGCACCATCGCCGGCTGGGGCCGCGACGGGGGCTACTTCGCGTCGGCCGCCGACGCCGACAGCTTCGAGGCAGAGCTCACGCACATCCTTCTCCACCAGGTCGCGGCCTTCAACTCACCGGTGTGGTTCAACGTGGGATTCGAGGAGAGCCCTCAGTGCTCGGCCTGCCAGCCGTACGATGCCCTCGTCTCCACGCCGGAGGGCATGGTCCCCATCGGTGAGCTCGTCGACGAGGAGCAGGTCGGGCGCGAGGTGTACGACGCCCACGGGACGACTCGTGTCGTGGCGGTGAAGGCAAATGGCCGGAAGCCCGTCTATCGGGTCCGGCTCAGCAACGGACAGTTCGTGGAGGCGACGGCAGACCACGTGGTCAAGGCGGTCAGCGAGCGGCGGACCGCCCCTCGCTGGCTACGCGTTGACGAGCTTCAGCCGGGCATGCGTCTCCACCTGCATCCCCACCGCGCCAAGGTTCAGGAGCCCGCTCTCGTTGCCGCCGGCACGCCCGCCGCGCCCGGGGAACTCGCCTTCGAGCAGAACGAGGATCATGACGTCCGCGTGGCCGAGGCCGCGCTCGCCGGCTGGCTTCAGGCCGATGGCTTCGTCGGACAGTACGACCACGGCACGAACCGCTCGCTGATCGTCGAGTTCCAGGTGGCCAACGACGACGAGTACCGCTGGGTCGTCGAGAACCTGGACGTCGCACTGCCCGAGGTCCACCGTCACGTCCGTGACGCGGACACGCAGGAGATCCGCGTGCGCCGCATCCGCATGTACGGCGAGGTCCTGCGCGACTTCGTGGAGCGCTGGGGGCTGCTCGCGCGCGGTACCGACATTCGCGTGCCGGACTCGCTCCGGACGGCGTCGCATGACGAGATCGCGGCGTACCTGCGGAGCATCTTCCAGGCGGACGGCTACGTTTCGGTCCGTCGCGACCGCGGCTGCGAGAACGCCCGCATCGGCTTTGCGGTGATCGGCGAGCGGTGGACGGAAGATGTTCAGCTTCTTCTGAACACGCTGGGTATCTACTCCCGTCGCACGCACAAGCACGAGCCACGGGCCGACCGTCACGACATCCACGAAGTCGCGGTCTCCATCGGCTCGGAGCGTGCCCGCTTCGCCGAGCTGATCGGCTTCATCGGCGCGGACAAGCAGCGGAAGCTCCTCGAGTCCCTCGATCTGCGTTCGCCCAAGGCCTGCCCGGACCTTCGCGAGGAGGAGATCGTCGCCATCGAGGCGATGGGAGAGCAGGACGTCTTCGACATTCAGACGGAGTCAGGCGAGTACCTCTCGAACAACGTGGCCGTGCACAACTGCTTCATCCTCTCGGTGGACGACACGATGGAGTCCATCCTCGCCTGGAACACCAAGGAGGGCATGATCTTCCGGGGCGGCTCGGGCTCGGGCATCAACCTGTCGAACATCCGCAGCTCCAAGGAGCACCTGTCCAAGGGCGGTCTCGCCTCCGGCCCGGTTTCCTTCATGCGCGGGGCGGACGCCTGGGCCGGCACGATCAAGTCGGGCGGCAAGACGCGGCGCGCGGCCAAGATGGTCGTGCTCGACGTGGACCACCCCGACATCGTGGACTTCGTCTGGTGCAAGGCGCGCGAGGAGGAGAAGGCGGCCGCGCTGCGCGACTCCGGCTTCGACATGTCGATCGACGGCGAGGGCTTCACCTCGATCCAGTACCAGAACGCCAACAACTCGGTGCGCGTCACCGACGAGTTCATGGACCGCGCCGAGCGCGGCGAGGACTGGGAGCTCGTGGGCCGGGAGGAGAAGCGCACGCTCGAGACCGTCGGGGCGCGCAACCTGCTCGAGCAGATCGCCGACGCCGCCTGGCGCTGCGCCGACCCGGGCATCCAGTACGACACCACGATCAACGACTGGCACACGTCGCCCAACTCGGGCCGCATCAACGCGTCCAATCCGTGCAGCGAGTACATGCACGTCGACGACTCGGCCTGCAACCTCGCGTCGCTCAACCTCATGAAGTTCCGCCGCGAGGACGGCAGCTTCGACATCGAGGCGTTCGAGCACGCCGTGGACATCGTCTTCCTCGCCCAGGAGATCGTCGTCGGGCCGTCGAGCTACCCGACGGAGGAGATCGGCCGCAACGCGCGAGCCTTCCGCCAGATCGGCCTGGGCTACGCCAACCTCGGCGCCTACCTGATGTCAAACGGCCTGCCGTACGACTCCGACGAGGGCCGCGCCGTGGCCGGCGCCATCACCGCGCTCATGACCGGGCGCGCGTACCGCGAGTCGGCGCGCATCGCCGGCGAGGCCACGGGCCCGTACGACCGCTACGAGGAGAACCGCGAGCCGCACAACCGCGTCATGCGCAAGCACCGCGACGCCTCGTACGAGCTGCCGGAGGTCGAGCCGGTGGCGGCGGCGAACGCCGACGGCCGTTACGGCCAGCCCCGCCACGACGAGCTGGTGGCGGCCGCGCGGCGCGCGTGGGACCAGGCCGTGGAGCTGGGCGAGCGAAACGGCTACCGCAACGCGCAGGCCACGGTGCTTGCACCTACAGGCACCATTTCCTTCCTCATGGACTGCGACACCACGGGCATCGAGCCCGACTTCTCGCTCGTCAAGTTCAAGGAGCTCGTGGGCGGCGGCAACATGACGATCGTCAACCGCACGGTGCCGTCGGCGCTCGGCACGCTGGGCTACTCCGAGCACGAGGTCGAGCAGATCGTCGCCCACATCGACGAGCACGGCACGATCATCGGCGCGCCGGCGCTGCGCGAGGAGCACCGGCCGGTGTTCGACGTGGCCGTGGGCGAGCGGGCCATCTCGCACATGGGCCACATCAAGATGATGGCCGCGGCGCAGCCGTTCATCTCGGGCGCGATATCGAAGACGGTCAACCTGCCGCAGTCGGCCACGGTGGAGGACATCGCGGAGGCCTACACGCAGGGCTGGAAGCTCGGACTGAAGGCGCTGGCCATCTACCGCGACGGCTCGAAGACGGCGCAGGCGCTGCGCACCGACGCGCAGAAGGACGTGCCCGAGGAGGCCATCCAGAAGGCGGTGGCGCAGGCCCTGAGCGAGGCCCCGCCCAAGCGCCGGCGGATGCCGCGCGAGCGCCAGTCGATCACGCACAAGTTCTCCGTGGCCGGCCACGAGGGCTACATCACGGCGGGCATGTACGAGGACGGCACGGTGGGCGAGATGTTCCTCACCGACATCGGCAAGGAGGGCTCCACGCTGCGCGGGATGATGAACGCGTTCGCGACCTCCATCTCGATCGCGCTGCAGTACGGCGTGCCGCTCGAGACGCTGGTGCGCAAGTTCAGCTACATGCGCTTCGACCCCGAGGGGATCACCATGAACCCGGAGATCCCGTTCGCCAAGTCGCTGCCGGACTACATCATGCGCTGGCTGGCGTCGCGCTTCCTCGACGTGGACGTCCAGGAGGAGCTGGGCATCCTCACCCCGGAGGTCCGCACCCGCAAGGAGGCGCAGGACGCGCTCATGCGCGGCGACACGGCGGGGCCGCCCGCCAACGGCGGCCACGGTGGCCACGGCGGGGCCTCGGCGTCCGGCGGCGGGGCCACGGCATCCGGCGGCGAGGCCACGGCCACGCCCAAGCCCGCCGCCTCGGCCATGACCGACGAGCCGCCGGTGATGCCGGCCAAGCTGCACGGCCTGGACCTCGGCCCGGCCTGCGGCCAGTGCGGCGGCATGATGCAGCGCACGGGGTCGTGCTACACGTGCAGCTCGTGTGGGAACAACACCGGCTGCGGCTGA
- a CDS encoding NAD-dependent epimerase/dehydratase family protein: MRALVTGGAGFIGSNLVDALLERGDEVTVLDNFSTGRRENLEGAIGRGAHLTELDIRDGTAVTDALDGASPDVVFHLAAQIDVRRSVADPAFDAAVNVGGTINLLRAAGAAGVRRFVNASTGGAIYGEGRVIPAPEDHPTEPEAPYGQSKWCAEGYCELFGRIDGLSTVSLRFGNVYGPRQDPLGEAGVIAIFCGRLLEGERPTVFGDGLQTRDYVYVGDIVAAAFAAAESEARGALNIGTGVGSTVLDLVEALGAISGEPFEPEHAPERAGEIRHIALDAGRARSELGWEPRVDLRGGLELTLDSLR, translated from the coding sequence ATGCGGGCTCTGGTCACCGGCGGCGCGGGCTTCATCGGCTCCAACCTCGTGGACGCGCTGCTCGAGCGCGGCGACGAGGTGACCGTGCTCGACAACTTCTCCACCGGACGGCGCGAGAACCTCGAGGGAGCGATCGGCAGGGGCGCGCACCTCACTGAGCTCGACATTCGCGACGGCACCGCCGTGACGGACGCTCTTGACGGAGCGAGCCCCGACGTGGTCTTCCACCTCGCCGCCCAGATCGACGTGCGCCGCTCCGTGGCCGACCCGGCCTTCGACGCCGCGGTGAACGTCGGCGGCACCATCAACCTGCTGCGCGCCGCGGGGGCTGCGGGCGTGCGCCGGTTCGTGAACGCCTCCACCGGCGGGGCCATCTACGGCGAGGGCCGGGTCATACCAGCCCCGGAGGACCACCCCACCGAGCCCGAGGCCCCCTACGGTCAGTCCAAGTGGTGCGCCGAGGGCTACTGCGAGCTGTTCGGCCGCATCGACGGCCTGTCCACGGTCTCCCTGCGCTTCGGCAACGTCTACGGGCCGCGCCAGGACCCGCTCGGCGAGGCCGGCGTGATCGCGATCTTCTGCGGCAGGCTGCTCGAGGGCGAGCGGCCCACGGTGTTCGGCGACGGCCTGCAGACGCGCGACTACGTGTACGTGGGCGACATCGTCGCGGCGGCCTTCGCGGCCGCGGAGTCGGAGGCCCGGGGGGCGCTCAACATCGGCACGGGCGTGGGCAGCACGGTGCTCGACCTGGTCGAGGCGCTGGGGGCGATCTCGGGCGAGCCGTTCGAGCCCGAGCACGCGCCGGAGCGCGCGGGCGAGATCCGCCACATCGCGCTCGACGCAGGCCGCGCCCGCTCCGAGCTGGGCTGGGAGCCGCGCGTGGACCTGCGCGGCGGGCTCGAGCTCACTCTGGACTCGCTGCGCTAG
- a CDS encoding O-antigen ligase family protein, producing MSVATPEAPRAELAPPAAVAPLPARRRARANRPAAALALAALALMAYAAFAGGGISIPDESRLQIGIAAVSAAALAGLLFAARRPHAAPTLRAAAPPAGWAGLALLGLFAVWNGISLAWSIAPENSWLDFNRMIGYALVAGLGLVIGASLPRAAERMALGFVALAAVVALYALGGKALPSLDLLGLVDLNHTADFSRLRAPFGYWNALGLFCVLAVPIALRAAADLERNRTTRILSELTLVPLLVTIGLTYSRGALLALLFAVALLVALSPDRLRLLAFAGAAVLGAAPALVLGFTSDPLTTDAVPVAERTDEGIAFLIALVAGVVLAAAAGWALRRWDEWVVMTARARRTAWRVTWIAGAVLSLGLLGAMNDSERGVGGTIEHQFDQFTETKAEKTNDPGRILKTNSGNRWTWWEEAAGAWSDRPLAGHGAGSFQLLHLQYRENTLPVRDAHSVPLQFLAETGVIGALLALGGLALLAAAAVRRLWRGPAGQRPYVTALAAAISAYAVHMWFDWDWDVPAVTLPALLFLGILAARPPGAGGSEVRPLAPGREPGGRVGMLALGVAMCCAFALSALLPALARDRTSSAFEHAAAGTPEELAAGARDAEIARRLNPLSDDPTAAASAIAERRGRYDRAAQLLAEGVDRAPSDPQAWLRVATFNFRRDDLRAALPAAQRLAELDPRGESALLFLPALDPSVRSATATGTPLPRLVPPPPAPAPAAPAPPSAASPE from the coding sequence ATGTCGGTGGCCACCCCCGAAGCCCCCCGCGCAGAGCTCGCGCCGCCCGCTGCCGTGGCGCCGTTGCCGGCGCGCCGCCGCGCCCGCGCCAACCGGCCCGCCGCCGCGCTGGCGCTGGCCGCGCTCGCGCTCATGGCCTACGCCGCGTTCGCGGGCGGGGGCATCTCGATCCCGGACGAGTCGCGCCTGCAGATCGGCATCGCCGCCGTGTCCGCCGCGGCGCTCGCCGGGCTGCTGTTCGCCGCCCGCCGCCCGCACGCCGCGCCGACCCTGCGCGCGGCCGCCCCGCCGGCCGGCTGGGCCGGCCTCGCACTGCTCGGGCTGTTCGCCGTCTGGAACGGCATCTCGCTCGCCTGGTCGATCGCGCCCGAGAACAGCTGGCTCGACTTCAACCGGATGATCGGCTACGCCCTCGTGGCGGGCCTCGGCCTCGTCATCGGGGCGAGCCTTCCGCGGGCGGCCGAGCGGATGGCGCTCGGCTTCGTGGCCCTCGCCGCCGTGGTCGCGCTCTACGCGCTGGGGGGCAAGGCGCTGCCGTCGCTCGACCTCCTCGGCCTCGTCGACCTGAACCACACCGCCGACTTCTCCCGCCTGCGCGCGCCGTTCGGCTACTGGAACGCGCTCGGCCTCTTCTGCGTTCTCGCCGTGCCCATCGCGCTGCGCGCCGCGGCCGACCTCGAGCGAAACAGGACCACGCGCATCCTCTCCGAGCTCACGCTCGTGCCCCTGCTCGTGACGATCGGGCTCACCTACTCGCGCGGCGCGCTGCTGGCGCTGCTGTTCGCGGTCGCGCTGCTGGTGGCGCTCAGCCCGGACCGCCTCCGCCTGCTGGCGTTCGCCGGGGCCGCCGTGCTGGGCGCCGCCCCGGCGCTCGTGCTGGGCTTCACGAGCGACCCGCTCACCACCGACGCCGTGCCCGTCGCCGAGCGCACCGACGAGGGCATCGCCTTCCTGATCGCGCTGGTCGCGGGAGTGGTGCTCGCGGCCGCGGCGGGCTGGGCGCTGCGGCGCTGGGACGAATGGGTGGTGATGACCGCGCGGGCCCGGCGCACCGCGTGGCGGGTGACCTGGATCGCGGGCGCGGTGCTCTCGCTGGGCCTGCTCGGCGCGATGAACGACTCCGAGCGCGGCGTGGGCGGCACCATCGAGCACCAGTTCGACCAGTTCACCGAGACCAAGGCCGAGAAGACCAACGACCCCGGCCGCATCCTCAAGACCAACTCGGGCAACCGCTGGACCTGGTGGGAGGAGGCCGCGGGTGCGTGGTCCGACCGTCCGCTCGCCGGCCATGGCGCCGGCAGCTTCCAGCTGCTCCACCTCCAGTACCGGGAGAACACGCTGCCCGTGCGCGACGCCCACAGCGTCCCGCTGCAGTTCCTCGCCGAGACGGGCGTGATCGGCGCGCTGCTCGCCCTCGGGGGCCTGGCGCTGCTGGCCGCGGCGGCCGTCCGCCGTCTGTGGCGCGGCCCCGCCGGCCAGCGGCCCTACGTCACCGCGCTCGCGGCCGCCATCTCCGCCTACGCGGTGCACATGTGGTTCGACTGGGACTGGGACGTGCCCGCGGTCACCCTCCCCGCGCTGCTCTTCCTCGGCATCCTGGCCGCCCGGCCGCCGGGCGCGGGCGGGTCGGAGGTGCGGCCACTCGCCCCCGGCCGCGAGCCCGGCGGGCGGGTGGGCATGCTCGCGCTCGGCGTGGCCATGTGCTGCGCCTTCGCGCTGTCGGCGCTGCTGCCCGCGCTCGCGCGTGACCGCACGAGCTCGGCCTTCGAGCACGCCGCGGCGGGCACGCCGGAGGAGCTCGCGGCCGGCGCACGCGACGCCGAGATCGCCCGCCGCCTCAACCCGCTCTCGGACGACCCCACCGCAGCCGCCTCTGCGATCGCCGAGCGCCGCGGCCGCTACGACCGCGCCGCCCAGCTGCTCGCCGAGGGCGTGGACCGCGCGCCCAGCGATCCCCAGGCGTGGCTGCGCGTGGCCACCTTCAACTTCCGGCGCGACGACCTCCGCGCCGCGCTCCCCGCCGCCCAGCGCCTGGCCGAGCTCGACCCGCGCGGCGAGTCGGCGCTGCTGTTCCTGCCCGCGCTCGACCCGAGCGTGCGCTCGGCCACGGCCACGGGCACGCCGCTGCCGCGACTCGTCCCGCCTCCGCCGGCCCCGGCCCCGGCGGCGCCTGCGCCGCCTAGCGCAGCGAGTCCAGAGTGA
- the tmk gene encoding dTMP kinase: MSGLFVTFEGIDRSGKTTQARMLCQALGDDCLPVREPGGTEVGERVRELLKDPALEIGPGAEALLFAAARAELVARVIRPALDEGRVVVCDRFLDSSLAYQGAARGLGVEEVARVNAVATGGLEPDLTFLLWIQPEAAAGRAGQADRFEHEGAALQEAVLRGYEGIAGGGRWRRVDAARPPAEVHAEVLAEVRAARS; this comes from the coding sequence GTGAGCGGCCTCTTCGTCACCTTCGAGGGCATCGACCGGTCGGGCAAGACCACCCAGGCGCGCATGCTCTGCCAGGCGCTCGGCGACGACTGCCTCCCCGTGCGCGAGCCCGGCGGCACGGAGGTGGGGGAGAGGGTGCGCGAGCTGCTCAAGGACCCCGCGCTCGAGATCGGCCCGGGGGCCGAGGCGCTGCTGTTCGCCGCCGCGCGCGCCGAGCTGGTCGCGCGCGTCATCCGCCCGGCGCTGGACGAGGGCCGCGTTGTCGTGTGCGACCGCTTCCTCGACTCCTCCCTCGCCTACCAGGGCGCGGCGCGCGGCTTGGGGGTGGAGGAGGTCGCGCGCGTGAACGCGGTCGCCACGGGCGGCCTCGAGCCCGACCTCACCTTCCTGCTGTGGATCCAGCCCGAGGCGGCGGCCGGGCGCGCCGGCCAGGCCGACCGCTTCGAGCACGAGGGCGCCGCGCTGCAGGAGGCGGTGCTGCGCGGTTACGAGGGCATCGCCGGCGGAGGGCGCTGGCGCCGGGTGGACGCCGCGCGCCCGCCCGCGGAGGTCCACGCCGAGGTGCTGGCCGAGGTGCGGGCGGCGCGCTCGTGA
- a CDS encoding heavy metal translocating P-type ATPase: MATVTEQHVELPITGMTCASCANRIERRLNKLDGVSASVNYATEKATVTYDPGAVDTDGLVSAVEAAGYQAVVPSATTGAADQAEAEDPTALLRRRLVISAVLSLPVLLLSMIPALQFDYWQWLVLQLATPVVLWGAWPFHKAAWANLKHATATMDTLVSVGVLAAFGWSMYALFLGDAGMIGMEMGFDLIPEAGTGTSEIYLEVASVVTTFILAGRFFEARAKRRAGAALAALLELGAKDVSVLGADGTERRVPVEQLAVGHRFVVRPGEKVATDGIVEEGRSAVDMSMLTGESVPVEVEPGSELAGATVNAGGRLVVRATKVGADTAFAQIARLVTDAQSGKAPVQRLADRISGVFVPVVIGIAFATLGFWLGAGEGATFAFTAAVAVLIIACPCALGLATPTALLVGTGRGAQLGLLIKGPEILESTREVDTVVLDKTGTVTSGRMSLAEVATADGVSRAEVLGLVGALEDASEHPIAQAIAAAARDELGGLPAVESFANREGLGVEGVVEEHVLVVGRPRLLADWSMELPAKLDEARRLAEARGQTAIAAGWDNEPKAVLVVADTVKPSSAGAVATLRELGLRPVLLTGDNEATARAVAAEVGIDDVIAEVLPADKANIVRRLQGEGRVVAMVGDGVNDAPALAQADLGLSIGTGTDVAIEASDLTLVSGDLRAAGDAIRLSRRTLRTIKQNLGWAFGYNVAAVPLAAAGFLNPVIAGAAMALSSVSVVANALRLRRFR; this comes from the coding sequence ATGGCCACGGTCACTGAACAGCACGTCGAGCTCCCCATCACGGGCATGACCTGCGCCTCGTGCGCGAACCGCATCGAGCGCAGGCTCAACAAGCTCGACGGCGTGAGCGCCAGCGTGAACTACGCCACGGAGAAGGCCACCGTGACCTACGACCCGGGCGCCGTGGACACCGACGGGCTCGTCTCCGCCGTGGAGGCGGCCGGCTACCAGGCCGTCGTGCCGAGCGCCACGACCGGCGCCGCCGACCAGGCGGAGGCCGAGGACCCCACCGCCCTACTGCGGCGGCGGCTGGTGATCTCGGCGGTCCTCTCGCTGCCGGTCCTGCTGCTGTCGATGATCCCCGCGCTGCAGTTCGACTACTGGCAGTGGCTCGTGCTCCAGCTGGCTACGCCCGTCGTGCTCTGGGGCGCGTGGCCGTTCCACAAGGCGGCCTGGGCCAACCTCAAGCACGCCACCGCCACGATGGACACCCTGGTCAGCGTGGGCGTCCTGGCGGCGTTTGGCTGGTCGATGTACGCGCTCTTCCTCGGCGACGCCGGGATGATCGGCATGGAGATGGGCTTCGACCTCATCCCCGAGGCCGGGACAGGCACGTCGGAGATCTATCTCGAGGTGGCGTCCGTGGTCACCACGTTCATCCTGGCCGGGCGCTTCTTCGAGGCCCGCGCCAAGCGCCGTGCCGGCGCCGCCCTCGCCGCCCTGCTCGAGCTGGGCGCCAAGGACGTGTCGGTGCTCGGCGCGGACGGCACCGAGCGGCGCGTGCCGGTGGAGCAGCTCGCGGTGGGCCACCGCTTCGTGGTCCGGCCGGGCGAGAAGGTGGCCACCGACGGCATCGTCGAGGAGGGCCGCTCCGCGGTGGACATGTCGATGCTCACCGGGGAGTCGGTGCCCGTCGAGGTGGAGCCGGGCTCCGAGCTGGCCGGCGCGACCGTGAACGCGGGCGGCCGCCTGGTCGTGCGCGCCACCAAGGTCGGCGCGGACACCGCTTTCGCCCAGATCGCCCGCCTCGTGACCGACGCCCAGTCGGGCAAGGCGCCGGTGCAGCGCCTGGCCGACCGCATCTCCGGCGTGTTCGTCCCCGTGGTCATCGGCATCGCGTTCGCCACGCTCGGCTTCTGGCTTGGCGCCGGCGAAGGCGCCACGTTCGCCTTCACGGCGGCCGTGGCGGTGCTGATCATCGCCTGCCCCTGCGCGCTGGGCCTGGCCACGCCCACGGCCCTGCTGGTGGGCACCGGCCGCGGCGCGCAGCTGGGCCTGCTCATCAAGGGCCCGGAGATCCTCGAGTCCACGCGCGAGGTGGACACGGTCGTGCTCGACAAGACCGGCACCGTGACCAGCGGGCGCATGAGCCTGGCGGAGGTGGCCACCGCCGACGGCGTCTCGCGCGCCGAGGTGCTGGGGCTGGTGGGCGCGCTCGAGGACGCCTCCGAGCATCCCATCGCCCAGGCGATCGCGGCTGCGGCGCGCGACGAGCTGGGCGGGCTGCCCGCCGTCGAGAGCTTCGCCAATCGCGAGGGACTCGGCGTGGAGGGCGTCGTGGAGGAGCACGTTCTCGTGGTCGGCCGCCCGCGGCTGCTGGCCGACTGGTCGATGGAGCTGCCGGCGAAGCTCGACGAGGCCCGCCGGCTGGCCGAGGCGCGTGGCCAGACCGCGATCGCCGCCGGCTGGGACAACGAGCCCAAGGCGGTGCTGGTGGTGGCCGACACCGTCAAGCCGAGCAGCGCCGGGGCCGTGGCGACCCTGAGGGAGCTCGGTCTGCGGCCCGTGCTGCTGACCGGCGACAACGAGGCCACGGCGCGCGCGGTGGCCGCCGAGGTGGGCATCGACGACGTGATCGCCGAGGTGCTGCCCGCCGACAAGGCGAACATCGTCAGGCGCCTCCAGGGCGAGGGCCGCGTCGTGGCGATGGTGGGCGACGGCGTGAACGACGCCCCCGCGCTGGCCCAGGCCGACCTCGGGCTGAGCATCGGCACCGGCACCGACGTGGCCATCGAGGCCAGCGACCTGACGCTGGTCTCCGGCGACCTGCGCGCGGCCGGGGACGCCATCCGGCTCTCGCGGCGCACGCTGCGCACGATCAAGCAGAACCTGGGCTGGGCGTTCGGCTACAACGTCGCGGCCGTGCCGCTGGCGGCGGCCGGCTTCCTCAACCCCGTGATCGCAGGCGCGGCCATGGCCCTGTCGAGCGTGTCGGTGGTGGCGAATGCCCTGCGGCTGAGGAGGTTCCGATGA